The Tamandua tetradactyla isolate mTamTet1 chromosome 6, mTamTet1.pri, whole genome shotgun sequence genome contains the following window.
TGCCTGGGTGGGGATTTCACAtttcaaaagacatgaagagCAAGTTCAGAGAGGAAGCAGGGCACGGCTGTTTGGGCTCTGAGAGGTCCCCCAGGCTCTCTCCTTCTAATGGTACCAGGGCCGCCACCTGCCAGCATCCATCCAGCTTGTGCGTGGCAGTGGTGGACACGGTGGTGAAAGGACCCTGGTTGTCACACTCTTTTCAGAGAGGACACGGGGGCCCTCAGGGCTGGGGTTCCGTGCACACAGCAGAGGTGGCCACAGCTCCTTCCCCCCCGGGACTCCGTGAGCCGGCCCCCAGGGAGGGCAGGAGCCAGTGTGCAGCCCCCCAGGGTCAGAGTGCCCCGAGGTCAGAGTGCCCTGGGGTCAGAGGGCCGTGGGGACACAGGGCCCTGGGGTCAGAGGGCAgttgcccccccccccaggacCATCTCCCCCGCCCGTGGGCCATGAGCTGATGAGGATGTTCTCACTGCAGGAAAGTGTGCAGTTACTAGGGTGGGCTTCGGTGGGTGGGGGTCCAGGTGCACGGAGACTTGGGAGGGCCTGGGTTTGAGCGTGGGTGGGGGCTCCTGGCCTGACGTGATGAGCTGAGCTGGCTGTCGGTGCCTCGGCCAGTTGTTCTCGTCCTACGGCTCCTCCTTGCTGACACCGTGAGCTGCAGGTGTGCAAGCAGGCCGGGTGCTGAGTCACGCCTGTCCCCACGTGGGGGGAGCGCAGGGTCTCCCCAGGGCGGCACAGCCGTTCTCTTCTGTCCCGCCTGCCCCGTCCAGGTTTTTATTTGGGAGAATGGCCCGAGTCCTTCCTTGCAGACCCTGGCACCTGGTGCTGAGGCCAGGGTGGGGCGGGGGCGTAAGGCCCTCGTGCTGGCCTCCTGGGGCCCTGGGCTGGGTGGGGGCTGCGTGTTGGGGCGGCTGCAGAGCCCGGGGCGCTCCTCGGGACGCCAGACATGCCGGGCCTTGTCGTTGGGGCTCTGTCAACCTCGAGTGTCCCACCGCCAGCCCCAGAACTGGAGCGTCTGGGCCTTTTCTCCGGGCCAGGACGTGCCTGGCCCAGCAAGCAAAGCCGCCAGGGCCCTGCCTCACCAGATTTCAGTCCTCAGGGTTTCTGTGGCCTTAACAGAAATTGGGCCAGAACTTGGAAATCAAAACCGAGAGGTAGAGACCTAAGGACTTGGAATGCAAGAGCCAGGTTTGGGGAGAACCCAACTTAACCCCAGAGTGTGGGCGCTGTATCTGTGGGTGGGGGCAGCTGTTCTGGCACCTGTAGCCACCTGCGTGGGGGGATCCCCTGGGGCGCACCTGGCTTGGTCGTGAGTGGCGCTGGGGTGGCCGAGGAGGCTCAGCActgcccaccccctcctccaAGTCTGTGGTTGCTGAGAGGGTTGGGAAAGGGTTCGGGAGCATCCATCTCCCCCAAGGCCATTGGGGTGTGGGACGGGACAGGGTGGAGTGTGACCTGCACCCAGACCACTGCCCTGGGCTCTTTTCCTTGACCAGCACCAGCTGCTCCCTGGTCCTTCCAGGTGTTGAGTCCCAGATTTGCGGGACCTTGAAAGGGGCACCCGTGGCCAGAGGCTGTGGCTTGGTCTCAGCTCATGTTGAGGAGGGCGCCAGGTGGCACGCGGCCAGCTGGGCTGGGTGAGGGCCGCAGCCACAGGGTCCAGCCTGGCACCCCTGGATGCTGGGCGGGCTGCGTGCCCGAGTCTTTCTAAGCTGCCCAGGCCGCGTTTCAGCCCCTGCTCTGCTCAGGTCCCCCACTGCACCGGCCCCCGGAACTGCCCCTCCCACATGGCCACAGTGCATTTGGTGCTTTCAGGTCAGGGACCTGACGCAGCACGGGAAGCCCCTGTTCACGCTGCTCTCTCCCCGCAGCCCCCTGCCGCCCCTGCAGCGAGGCAGAAGTCCTCCTGGCCGTTTGCACCAGCGACTTTGGTGAGTGCTGCCTGTGGCCTTTGCCCGCCCCACCCCTGACTGCGGGCtcctggggtggtggggaggcccccaccctccccccattGCAGTCACAGAGAGAAGGCTCTTCTCCTGCACTAGAGGAGCCCCAGCCACGGGGACCAAGAGGACGTTGAGAGTCAGCTGTGACCAGGCCTCCCCGCCCCGGGCGTGGCCGTGGTGTCCCCAGGGGTGCCCAAGGCTCTCGTGCCTGCCGGGCCTGCTGACCTCCACTTCCTTCGCCCGCAGTCGTCCGCGGCTCCATCCAGGACGTGGCGGACGAGCCCGCGCTGCAGGAGGCGGCCATCCACCTCGTGGTGAGCAGGGTCTTCCGGCAGAAGAGCAGAGTCTTCCGGGCGGCCTCTGGGGGCAGCGGCCGCTGGCGCGGGCACGTCAAGACGCTGCTAGAGTGTGGCGTGCGGCCCGGCCAGGGCGACTTCCTGTTCACCGGCCACATGCGCTTCGGGGAGGCCTGGCTCGGCTGTGCCCCCCGCTTCAAGGACTTCCAGAGGACGTACAGGGACGCCGAGGAGAAGGGGCTGAACCCATGCGCCGTGGCCACTGAGTGAGAGTGACTGGGGCCCGGGGCTCCGGGGCTCCTGTCCAGCCTCGGTCCCAAGGACTCCCAACGCTGTAAAATGCAAACtaagttattgtattttttttaaaagaaatgtccagaggaaACCAACTGCGTGTCTTAAAGCTGCGTCCACTACTGTTCTCCAGGCCTGGTGTGTGGTCAGGTCCGGGGCCGCAGCTGGGCCTCAGGGGGGCTGGGGGCTCGTGGCAGATATGGAGCCACAGGCTTTTGGCTTTTGCCTTTTAAAGAATGTGCTTTGCCAGCTGGTCATTTCCAGGCGGGTGGGTTCTGTCCGGAGGATGAAGGCCTGGCTGTGGCCACGTCACTGCCGAGTCTGCGCCCCGCTGCGCCCCAGCTCTGCGGGCTCCAGGCTCGGCCTGTGACTCAGCTCCCTGGTGGGGCCCCAATTGCAGGTGCAGCTCCCTGCAGACGCCTCCGCCCCTGGAGCACCTGCCTACCCCTCGGGGGGCTGCCCTTTGACCCCGGCACTCCCCAGATGCCCCTGTCCACAGCAAACCTCTGGACCACCGGGGGGCTGGTCTGGGCCCTGGGTCAGTGTCCCCCTCCTCAAGGGTCCCACAAGGGGTGGCCCAGGGCGTGGGTGAGGGGCCTCCGCGGGAGCTCCAGCCGGTCATGGCAGGAAGCAGATGCCTGTGGGCCCCAGGGAAGGGACTCCAGGTTCTTTGGGGTTCGTGTCTTGGCACAAGCAGCTGGTGGGGTTTCTGGGCCAGCTGTGGCCTGGAGGCGTCTCGGCACGCCCGACGCTGCCGAACGAGAATGGCCGGATCCTGGGGGCCGGCCTCTTGGGGTGAATGCCCTCCCGGCTGAGGAAGCCCAGGGCTGTGGCCCCCCAGCGCCCGCTCAGGGCGTGAGCGTCCTctccagggctggggcagggctcaCCAGGCAGGGGTGAGGGGACCCCTGGCACCCTAGGCACCCTGAGCCTGCCGTCCGCACCCCACCCCATGGCCTTAGGAAGAGAGAGGGGTTAAGGCTGCCAGGGAGAAGGTCCCTGGGGCTCCCCTCCTTCTCAGTGCCCCCATGTTCTCCCCACAGACCCCTGCCTCGCCTCTGCCATGTACTTGGCCCCCGGCCTAGGCACTGATGTCGTTGCCCAGCCAGGGCTGCCGGCCCGTCCTGAGGGGAGGGCAGCAGGCACCGTCCTGCCACCCATCTCAGGGCCGAAGAGGGCATAGTCCGGGACCCAAGTCCTAGCGGCCAGTGCCCAGGTCCACACCCCCCACCTGCCAAGCCgcccccaccgccccccaccTCGCTGCCTCTCGAGCCCCCCCTGCTGGGAAGGTCActcctttccctttttcctttcctcctacGGGGTCTCCTTTGCCCCATGGTGGGGGCTGCGGGTGAGGCAGGTGCCTGGACCCTGGGAGCACCTCGACACCTGGCTCTTCGGGCCTGTCCTGGGGGTGTCAGGCCCCTGGGAGCACCCCCACTTTCCTGGAAGATGTCAGACCCCTGGGAGCACCCCTCTTTCCTGGGGATGTTGGGGGGCACCCTCACTTTGCTGGGGCTGTCGGGGAATGCCCCCATTTTCCTGGGGGTGTCTGGGAGCGCCCCCATTTTCCTGGGGGTGTCAGGGAGCGCCCTCACTTTCCTGGGGGTGTTGGACTCCAGGGTGCACCCTCACTTTCCTGGGGGCACTGGGGAGCACCCTCACTTTCTTGGGAGCCTCAGGCAGCACCTCCACTTTCCTGGGGGTGTCAGGGAGTGCTCTCACTTTCTTGGGGGCATGAGGATGGCTCCATTCCTCAAAACCAGCTGCATGTTGAGCCCCTGCAAGGCGCTGGCAGCCCGGCTGAGCTGGGCGGGGGTGAGCTCCTGGCAGTGGCTGTGGAGCCAAGGCCTGGGGCGGGCTGAGAGGTGGCTCATGCCTTTGGCAAGAGCGCGGTCATCAGGGCCATGGACCTGGTGCCCGCCCTGGCTTTGGGGCCTCGGTCTCCTCGTCCCCTGCCCTGTGGGACTGTGGTCCATGCGGAGGCCCCAGCTTCTCCCCGTGTTCTGGGCTCCCCAGGGGCATCGGGGGTCCCCACCCAGCCTCGAGTCGGGCAGACGGGTCGCCTCCCCGCCTGGAGCCCTCTGCCCTGGGGCATCATTTCCTGCCCGCTGTGGCCGTCTGACTCCGGGAACCCTGAGAGCCCCTGGCCAGCGGCCTGCTCGTCTTGGCACTAGCAGGCTCCAGGCCGGGTGcccccccaccctcaccaccaGGACCCCCACTCCAGCCCTGGGGATCCCCCAGAAGGAGGGTCCAACAACCTGGCGACTACAAGACATGTAGATCGCTTGGGGCGTGGTGCTGGTCACGGTGGCTTTGTGGGGTTGGTACCaggcagtgcaaaggccctggggtgggcagaactgcccctgccccccgccAGGGCCCCCCACATCCATCTGGGAACCTGACGGGAAACTGTGCGGGGAGGGACGCCCACAAATGCCTGGAAACACCTGTTTTGGAAAATCGGAGCGTGATGAAAACGAAATAGCTGTgacaaggggagggcagtggggagaCACGAGAAGGGGCAGCATGTGGGGCCCGGGTAGAGGGTGCTGAGGTTGGGTCTCCAAATTGCTGCAGGGCGGGGGGACTCAGTCCTGCACCCACTGGCCTCTCCAGTCCCAGTTCAAGCCCTGGTGTGGCTGACCCAGACGGTGAGGGCGGGGGCCTCCTCTGGGGTTCCCCCTGAGCCGGGGGACACCCCCTGCAGCAGCCACTCTCCAGAATGCCTGCCGAGTGGCAGCCACCCCTCTCTGGGCAGGAACCCTTCCCCATGGGGCAGCTGGTCTGGCCGTGTATGGCCCCAGTGGTCAGCAAGCCCTGGGAGGTGTCCCTCCCTCTGCATCTACCCCCTGGCTGCTCTTTCCTGTGCCCTGACTTCACTCCTACCGGAGGCCTGCCCGGGCCCCCGGCGCCATGGCCCCTAGAACTCAGGAGCCAGCACAGACATCAGGCagaaggggtggggggctgccttggcaggggcaggggagggcagg
Protein-coding sequences here:
- the METRNL gene encoding meteorin-like protein isoform X2, producing MYPTGALIVNLRPNTYSPRRPLTVCIKPLSDSAGANIYLEKTGELTLLVRDGDRGPGQVRCFAWDQGGLFVEATPQQDISRRTTGFQYELVSRRPGPHLHAPSAPCRPCSEAEVLLAVCTSDFVVRGSIQDVADEPALQEAAIHLVVSRVFRQKSRVFRAASGGSGRWRGHVKTLLECGVRPGQGDFLFTGHMRFGEAWLGCAPRFKDFQRTYRDAEEKGLNPCAVATE